A stretch of the Musa acuminata AAA Group cultivar baxijiao chromosome BXJ2-7, Cavendish_Baxijiao_AAA, whole genome shotgun sequence genome encodes the following:
- the LOC135616430 gene encoding uncharacterized protein LOC135616430, with amino-acid sequence MTVTVGEELSIYLAASQHAVSSVLIREAGEQLPVYYTSHVLNEPEERYPPIEKLALALVLAARKLRPYFQAHPIKLREFDIRYAPRTAIKAQVLADFIAELVHAEGQPPNELGGTWVLQVDGSSRSTGAGAGLVLSAPDGLTFERSLRFGFRATNNEAEYEALLAGLRLSREMQVNAIEVLTDSQLVFEQLNGGYEAREPTMAKYVAEVKNLASYFAHFTVSRVPRNQNDRADELAKLASKRPPGTALRIKELPSRSIPVSCVSAADTRATWVGDMLRYKRDGTLPTDEAAARRIRRNQAWYSEMNGRLYKRSFSHPLLQCLEPEEAATVLAEVHEGICGEHIAGRTLACKILRQGYYWPTMVQDAKPYVQKCGPCQRHARTPQLPAVPLSPISCAWPFAQWGLDLLDPFPPASGQRRYIVVAIDYFTRWPKAEPLATITE; translated from the exons ATGACAGTCACCGTCGGGGAGGAACTCAGCATCTACTTGGCAGCCTCTCAACATGCGGTTAGCTCCGTCCTTATCAGGGAAGCTGGCGAACAGCTCCCCGTCTACTACACCAGCCATGTCCTGAACGAGCCCGAGGAGCGATACCCCCCAATCGAGAAGCTCGCCCTCGCGCTCGTGTTGGCGGCCAGAAAGttacgcccctacttccaagctcatccgatcaag CTCAGGGAGTTCGACATCCGCTACGCACCCAGGACCGCCATTAAAGCGCAGGTGCTAGCCGACTTCATCGCTGAGCTCGTCCACGCTGAAGGGCAGCCTCCCAATGAACTAGGCGGAACATGGGTCCTACAGGTAGACGGCTCGTCCAGATCAACGGGGGCCGGCGCAGGACTCGTGCTATCCGCCCCCGATGGGCTgacgttcgagcgttccctccgcttcgggttccgtGCTACCAACAACGAAGCAGAGTACGAAGCACTCCTGGCGGGGCTCCGACTATCCCGCGAGATGCAGGTCAACGCCATCGAAGTCCTTACCGATTCGCAATTGGTGTTCGAGCAGCTTAACGGCGGATACGAGGCCAGAGAACCCACCATGGCAAAATACGTAGCAGAGGTAAAAAACCTAGCCTCCTATTTCGCACACTTCACGGTATCCAGGGTGCCAAGAAATCAGAACGACCGAGCCGATGAGCTGGCCAAGCTAGCCTCGAAGCGACCCCCGGGCACCGCCCTCAGAATCAAGGAGCTCCCCTCCCGCTCTATCCCGGTCTCGTGTGTGTCCGCGGCCGACACCCGAGCCACCTGGGTTGGGGACATGCTGCGCTACAAACGCGACGGGACCCTCCCCACCGACGAAGCCGCGGCTCGACGTATCCGCCGAAACCAGGCATGGTACTCCGAAATGAACGGACGACTGTACAAGCGGTCTTTCTCCCACCCTCTTCTGCAGTGCCTCGAACCAGAAGAGGCAGCAACAGTCTTGGCCGAGGTCCACGAAGGGATTTGCGGGGAGCACATCGCCGGCCGAACCCTGGCCTGCAAAATTCTCCGCCAAGGCTATTACTGGCCCACCATGGTCCAGGATGCGAAACCCTACGTACAGAAGTGCGGCCCGTGCCAAAGGCACGCCCGGACCCCCCAACTGCCGGCGGTGCCGCTCTCCCCCATCAGTTGCGCGTGGCCGTTCGCGCAATGGGGGCTGGATCTCCTCGACCCCTTCCCCCCAGCCTCGGGGCAGAGAAGATATATTGTGGTCGCAATAGACTACTTCACCAGATGGCCGAAAGCTGAACCGCTGGCGACGATCACCGAGTAG